ATGAAAGGTCGAACTAAACTGAAGCGACGAGTCGTACTCTTCTAACGATGCCTACATCACATGAAATTGACACTGTTCTCACCACCCTGCAAATGGAAGCGGATCCGGAGCTCGCTCCGCTGTTTTTAGAGTTCGAAGAACTATACGAACAGAAGCTATGGCATCAGCTGACAGAGCGGTTGACGGTGTTCTTTGACGATTCGAGGTCGATTCCATTGAGACTAAGAGTTTATTGTAACTTTGTCTCGAAATTCCAtgacaagatcaatcaaTTGAGTGTCGTAGAGTTCTTACTGCAATCGCTCAAGACTCATGAAGATCATGATGAATCTCTGAAGTTTTTAACGGAATTAGAACAGTCATTTAAGGATATTGATGcaaagaagcagagaaatGATGGCCTGAAAGATCACGAAAACGGATGTCTATTGATAGAGATTGAGATTGCAAGGATATATCTCTCCAAGAATGAATTGGTTAAGAGCAGAGATCTGCTAGACGAACTGGAGAAACTTCTGGATCAAAGGGATGCAATGCCATTGAAAGTAACAAACGCATTCTATTTAGCGAACGCCGAATACTACAGATTGAAGCAGGATTTCAACTCTTTCTACTACACGAGTCTTTTGTACCTTTCCACCATCCCACAGCAAGAGAAGCAGCCAGAGGAGGACGCAGATAAGTACAAGGAATTAGCTTACAATCTAAGCATTGCAGCTCTTTTGGGAGACAAGATTTACAACTTTGgagagcttcttcgtcatcccATAATGAAAAGCATCATCAACGATTCGGCATACAAGTGGTTATTTGATCTGTTGAACGCTCTGACCGTAGGAGATTTCGACCAATTTGACAGCCTAATTGGCGTGCAGATACCAAAAGTCCCCATACTGAGCGAGCATGAATCGTTCCTGAGACAGAAGATCTGTCTGATGACCCTAGTCGAAAGTGTGTTTGCGAAGAACATCAGAACCCTCTCATTCGACGACATTGCCGAAGCAACACATTTGCCGAAGAGCAACATCGAACATTTGGTCATGAGAGCTATCAGTCTGAATTTGATCAAGGGCTCCATCGATCAAGTCAATGAACTTGTCTCTGTGACCTGGGTGCAGCCAAGAATCATCAACGCCGAGCAAATCGCCAGGATGAAAGACAAGTTGGTCGAATGGAGtgaagaagtttctgcaTTGGGTGAGAAAATCGATGCCAATGGTAGAGCCATTTGGGTCTAAGCCGGCAGCGAATACTCGTTCAAGCGAATTTAACGTTATGTAATAGATAGTTGGCCAATTTTGCATTCCTAGGCACTTCGTCATGCAGTCCCATGTCGTCAAAGTAGCTGCTGAACGATATTCTAGCCTTCTGCAACACGGACGACATGTAATTGGATTGCCGAAGCGATAGTAATTCATCGCCATACGAGTGGATGAGATGTATATGTCTCAAGGTCTCAGGCAACCTATCAGTTGATTGCTCAAACTCTTCGAAGTCTCTAGTATAGTCCGCGAAAGCTTGGGAGACGAAGTAATCGTAGTTTGGGTACTCATCTAGAAGCTGTGCCAGTGAGTAGATTCCATCTACCATAAAAACACCCTGTAGTCTCGATCTGACAGTGTTCAGCCTGTCCAACGACGGAAAAAGGCTCTCATCAGCCACTGCAGTTTGCCATGCTAGCGTTGCGCCAACTGAGTGGCCCACAAGTTGCAAGGAAGTCAACCGATGGTCCTCGACCAGCCTGTAAAGGTTCTCCACAACGTCTTGCACATGAACGGGGTGGCGAACATTTGGCGAGAGGCGGTAGTCAATGCTGAAGAGAGAGTATGCCAACTCTTGTTCGGAACGATGTGCCAGAAGAGCAGATAGCTGCTTGAAGACCGTGGGAGTGCATGCTTCGTCAATCCAAGCGCCTCCATGGATGAATACCAGTGCTTTCCCAGCATCACTGGACGGCTGGGGCCTGTAGAACGTTTCTGTCCGACCATAACGGGACTCGTCAGTTCCCATCTTGAGACCTGGTGCGTTGCAGCTGTAAGGTTGGTTTTCGACAAATGCATGGGATTGTTATACAACTCACTTTTCTACACACGTTTACTACTCTTTGACCTTTGGCTTCGACCATTCGACACGCAAGATCAAATTCATGAAACCTCTTCCGTCTAAGAACTGCAGAGCCTGTTcagcgatctcttcgcTGGCAAAGGTGACAAATGCCAGACCTCTCGACCTGCCCGTTTCTCTATTTCTCACCACGACAACCTTAGGGATTGGCGCAAAGGGGAACAACAGCTCCTCCCGCAATGTGTTTTCGTCTGCGTTTTCGTTCAACTGCGTTA
Above is a genomic segment from Torulaspora globosa chromosome 1, complete sequence containing:
- the RPN9 gene encoding proteasome regulatory particle lid subunit RPN9 (ancestral locus Anc_5.534); the encoded protein is MPTSHEIDTVLTTLQMEADPELAPLFLEFEELYEQKLWHQLTERLTVFFDDSRSIPLRLRVYCNFVSKFHDKINQLSVVEFLLQSLKTHEDHDESLKFLTELEQSFKDIDAKKQRNDGLKDHENGCLLIEIEIARIYLSKNELVKSRDLLDELEKLLDQRDAMPLKVTNAFYLANAEYYRLKQDFNSFYYTSLLYLSTIPQQEKQPEEDADKYKELAYNLSIAALLGDKIYNFGELLRHPIMKSIINDSAYKWLFDLLNALTVGDFDQFDSLIGVQIPKVPILSEHESFLRQKICLMTLVESVFAKNIRTLSFDDIAEATHLPKSNIEHLVMRAISLNLIKGSIDQVNELVSVTWVQPRIINAEQIARMKDKLVEWSEEVSALGEKIDANGRAIWV
- the BNA7 gene encoding arylformamidase (ancestral locus Anc_5.535) encodes the protein MGTDESRYGRTETFYRPQPSSDAGKALVFIHGGAWIDEACTPTVFKQLSALLAHRSEQELAYSLFSIDYRLSPNVRHPVHVQDVVENLYRLVEDHRLTSLQLVGHSVGATLAWQTAVADESLFPSLDRLNTVRSRLQGVFMVDGIYSLAQLLDEYPNYDYFVSQAFADYTRDFEEFEQSTDRLPETLRHIHLIHSYGDELLSLRQSNYMSSVLQKARISFSSYFDDMGLHDEVPRNAKLANYLLHNVKFA